Proteins found in one Oreochromis niloticus isolate F11D_XX linkage group LG22, O_niloticus_UMD_NMBU, whole genome shotgun sequence genomic segment:
- the LOC109196505 gene encoding C-type lectin domain family 4 member E-like, with translation MMSRPQKYIEGQALHSQHAKSNNALKLRVAVLVVCVLLVSALVVTYLLFEFLKTREMLRNLELKQKNVKADVTERLPEMKPCSTVQPTCPEPEVKIITQPCNIIQPTTPQPTEITTITQSYSTISTTTPQPSEITTDDPCYKCEDGWKQHGENCYYFSTRKSSWNASRTVCRTQGGDLVKIDSSEEQSFLKTTIQQITGRYEIYFWIGLTDSAEEGKWLWVDGSPLNERLAFWYFHEPDDWTEEDSDGEDCVRMRATWFDKSCKAHERSICEKPAECDFTSVLEQQ, from the exons ATGATGAGCCGTCCACAGAAATACATAGAAG GTcaagctcttcactctcagcatgCAAAATCAAACAATGCATTAAAGCTCAGAGTGGCCGTGCTGGTTGTCTGTGTTCTCCTGGTATCGGCTCTCGTGGTAACTTATCTCT tgtTTGAGTTTTTGAAAACCAGGGAAATGCTCAGAAATCTTGAACTGAAGCAGAAAAACGTAAAAGCCGATGTCACAG AGAGACTGCCTGAAATGAAACCATGTAGTACAGTGCAGCCCACATGTCCAGAGCCTGAAGTAAAAATTA TAACACAACCATGCAACATAATACAGCCTACAACCCCACAACCTACTGAAATAACCACCA TAACACAATCATACAGCACGATATCGACTACAACCCCACAACCTTCTGAAATAACTACGG ATGATCCATGTTATAAATGTGAAGATGGCTGGAAGCAACATGGAGAAAATTGCTATTATTTCTCCACAAGAAAATCATCCTGGAATGCAAGCAGAACTGTATGTAGAACTCAAGGAGGAGACCTGGTTAAGATAGACAGCAGTGAGGAGCAG agTTTCTTGAAGACAACCATTCAACAAATAACAGGGAGATATGAGATTTATTTCTGGATCGGACTGACAGACTCAGCAGAAGAGGGCAAATGGTTGTGGGTGGACGGCTCCCCACTGAATGAAAG GTTGGCATTCTGGTACTTTCATGAGCCAGATGATTGGACTGAAGAAGATTCTGATGGAGAGGACTGTGTGAGGATGAGAGCAACTTGGTTTGATAAATCATGCAAAGCACATGAAAGAAGTATTTGTGAGAAACCAGCTGAGTGTGACTTCACTTCAGTTCTGGAACAACAGTGA
- the LOC106097618 gene encoding uncharacterized protein LOC106097618 isoform X1, with protein sequence MDAFDDAILSVLQAANIDYEALRSFTRDDLKDLFPGHENFFRRKKLWNFIIQQTAEQNANTCHRSESNPLGFVVSECQPQTSSPISYTAHKTMKMPDPPEYVLYTDSELDMVRSQYFALLHSGKEKDCKMSKELCCRLIRNTVTSMVAILRASPMGKEVGYPSKLEMRAMSQKIVDYYPMLCDADTHMPYVTIYTKLYKRLQNMKSPRRKQGSMLQRGRPRKIIFSSDNLDNGTEGDLSGEASGSSDYTILDLSKDNSNAEKASKFHLHSTVPTQSNNNTLASPLLSKSASCSAPRAAIGPPTPDDDVADHDSLKMQPRHYKTLSNMYRKPNAKPNQSDVAQILDLEFEARQAFIDADVTREEDRPTKIFEAYLCFKDIRNVSLATFN encoded by the exons ATGGATGCGTTTGACGATGCCATACTGTCTGTGTTGCAGG CTGCGAATATTGACTATGAAGCTTTGAGAAGCTTTACCCGGGATGACCTGAAGGATCTCTTTCCAGGCCATGAAAATTTCTTCCGGAGAAAGAAGCTTTGGAATTTCATAATCCAACAG ACTGCTGAACAAAATGCCAACACTTGCCATCGAAGCGAGAGTAACCCCTTAGGCTTTGTTGTGTCTGAATGTCAGCCACAAACTTCCAGTCCCATTTCCTACACTGctcacaaaacaatgaaaatgccAGACCCACCAGAGTATGTGTTGTATACAGATTCAGAACTGGACATGGTGCGCAGTCAGTACTTTGCATTGCTtcacagtggaaaggaaaaggactgtaagatgtcgaaggagctcTGTTGCAGACTTATAAGGAACACAGTCACCAGCATGGTTGCAATCCTCCGTGCTAGTCCCATGGGGAAAGAAGTAGGATACCCCTCCAAACTTGAAATGAGAGCAATGTCACAGAAGATTGTCGACTATTACCCTATGTTATGTGatgctgacacacacatgcCATAT GTGACCATCTACACCAAACTGTACAAACGACTCCAAAATATGAAGTCTCCAAGGAGGAAACAGGGTTCCATGCTGCAGCGAGGCAGGCCCAGGAAGATTATTTTCAGCTCAGACAACTTAGACAATGGAACTGAAGGTGACTTAAGTGGCGAAGCAAGTGGTTCAAGTGACTATACCATACTTGACCTCAGCAAGGACAACTCAAATGCAG AGAAGGCATCAAAATTCCATCTACACTCTACTGTACCAACACAGTCAAACAATAATACCCTGGCTTCACCACTATTATCTAAGTCAGCCTCATGCTCTGCACCCAGGGCTGCCATAGGTCCACCAACTCCAGATGACGATGTTG CAGACCATGACAGCCTGAAGATGCAGCCAAGACATTACAAAACCTTGAGCAACATGTACAGGAAACCAAATGCAAAACCCAACCAAAGTGACGTTGCTCAAATTTTGGACCTGGAGTTTGAGGCCAGACAAGCTTTTATTGATGCAGATGTTACAAGGGAAGAAGACAGGCCCACAAAAATATTTGAAGCATACCTGTGCTTCAAAGATATTCGAAATGTAAGCCTAGCTACCTTCAATTAA
- the LOC106097618 gene encoding uncharacterized protein LOC106097618 isoform X2: MDAFDDAILSVLQAANIDYEALRSFTRDDLKDLFPGHENFFRRKKLWNFIIQQTAEQNANTCHRSESNPLGFVVSECQPQTSSPISYTAHKTMKMPDPPEYVLYTDSELDMVRSQYFALLHSGKEKDCKMSKELCCRLIRNTVTSMVAILRASPMGKEVGYPSKLEMRAMSQKIVDYYPMLCDADTHMPYVTIYTKLYKRLQNMKSPRRKQGSMLQRGRPRKIIFSSDNLDNGTEGDLSGEASGSSDYTILDLSKDNSNAEKASKFHLHSTVPTQSNNNTLASPLLSKSASCSAPRAAIGPPTPDDDVDHDSLKMQPRHYKTLSNMYRKPNAKPNQSDVAQILDLEFEARQAFIDADVTREEDRPTKIFEAYLCFKDIRNVSLATFN, from the exons ATGGATGCGTTTGACGATGCCATACTGTCTGTGTTGCAGG CTGCGAATATTGACTATGAAGCTTTGAGAAGCTTTACCCGGGATGACCTGAAGGATCTCTTTCCAGGCCATGAAAATTTCTTCCGGAGAAAGAAGCTTTGGAATTTCATAATCCAACAG ACTGCTGAACAAAATGCCAACACTTGCCATCGAAGCGAGAGTAACCCCTTAGGCTTTGTTGTGTCTGAATGTCAGCCACAAACTTCCAGTCCCATTTCCTACACTGctcacaaaacaatgaaaatgccAGACCCACCAGAGTATGTGTTGTATACAGATTCAGAACTGGACATGGTGCGCAGTCAGTACTTTGCATTGCTtcacagtggaaaggaaaaggactgtaagatgtcgaaggagctcTGTTGCAGACTTATAAGGAACACAGTCACCAGCATGGTTGCAATCCTCCGTGCTAGTCCCATGGGGAAAGAAGTAGGATACCCCTCCAAACTTGAAATGAGAGCAATGTCACAGAAGATTGTCGACTATTACCCTATGTTATGTGatgctgacacacacatgcCATAT GTGACCATCTACACCAAACTGTACAAACGACTCCAAAATATGAAGTCTCCAAGGAGGAAACAGGGTTCCATGCTGCAGCGAGGCAGGCCCAGGAAGATTATTTTCAGCTCAGACAACTTAGACAATGGAACTGAAGGTGACTTAAGTGGCGAAGCAAGTGGTTCAAGTGACTATACCATACTTGACCTCAGCAAGGACAACTCAAATGCAG AGAAGGCATCAAAATTCCATCTACACTCTACTGTACCAACACAGTCAAACAATAATACCCTGGCTTCACCACTATTATCTAAGTCAGCCTCATGCTCTGCACCCAGGGCTGCCATAGGTCCACCAACTCCAGATGACGATGTTG ACCATGACAGCCTGAAGATGCAGCCAAGACATTACAAAACCTTGAGCAACATGTACAGGAAACCAAATGCAAAACCCAACCAAAGTGACGTTGCTCAAATTTTGGACCTGGAGTTTGAGGCCAGACAAGCTTTTATTGATGCAGATGTTACAAGGGAAGAAGACAGGCCCACAAAAATATTTGAAGCATACCTGTGCTTCAAAGATATTCGAAATGTAAGCCTAGCTACCTTCAATTAA
- the LOC106097618 gene encoding uncharacterized protein LOC106097618 isoform X5, with protein MDAFDDAILSVLQAANIDYEALRSFTRDDLKDLFPGHENFFRRKKLWNFIIQQVTIYTKLYKRLQNMKSPRRKQGSMLQRGRPRKIIFSSDNLDNGTEGDLSGEASGSSDYTILDLSKDNSNAEKASKFHLHSTVPTQSNNNTLASPLLSKSASCSAPRAAIGPPTPDDDVADHDSLKMQPRHYKTLSNMYRKPNAKPNQSDVAQILDLEFEARQAFIDADVTREEDRPTKIFEAYLCFKDIRNVSLATFN; from the exons ATGGATGCGTTTGACGATGCCATACTGTCTGTGTTGCAGG CTGCGAATATTGACTATGAAGCTTTGAGAAGCTTTACCCGGGATGACCTGAAGGATCTCTTTCCAGGCCATGAAAATTTCTTCCGGAGAAAGAAGCTTTGGAATTTCATAATCCAACAG GTGACCATCTACACCAAACTGTACAAACGACTCCAAAATATGAAGTCTCCAAGGAGGAAACAGGGTTCCATGCTGCAGCGAGGCAGGCCCAGGAAGATTATTTTCAGCTCAGACAACTTAGACAATGGAACTGAAGGTGACTTAAGTGGCGAAGCAAGTGGTTCAAGTGACTATACCATACTTGACCTCAGCAAGGACAACTCAAATGCAG AGAAGGCATCAAAATTCCATCTACACTCTACTGTACCAACACAGTCAAACAATAATACCCTGGCTTCACCACTATTATCTAAGTCAGCCTCATGCTCTGCACCCAGGGCTGCCATAGGTCCACCAACTCCAGATGACGATGTTG CAGACCATGACAGCCTGAAGATGCAGCCAAGACATTACAAAACCTTGAGCAACATGTACAGGAAACCAAATGCAAAACCCAACCAAAGTGACGTTGCTCAAATTTTGGACCTGGAGTTTGAGGCCAGACAAGCTTTTATTGATGCAGATGTTACAAGGGAAGAAGACAGGCCCACAAAAATATTTGAAGCATACCTGTGCTTCAAAGATATTCGAAATGTAAGCCTAGCTACCTTCAATTAA
- the LOC106097618 gene encoding uncharacterized protein LOC106097618 isoform X4: MDAFDDAILSVLQAANIDYEALRSFTRDDLKDLFPGHENFFRRKKLWNFIIQQTAEQNANTCHRSESNPLGFVVSECQPQTSSPISYTAHKTMKMPDPPEYVLYTDSELDMVRSQYFALLHSGKEKDCKMSKELCCRLIRNTVTSMVAILRASPMGKEVGYPSKLEMRAMSQKIVDYYPMLCDADTHMPYVTIYTKLYKRLQNMKSPRRKQGSMLQRGRPRKIIFSSDNLDNGTEGDLSGEASGSSDYTILDLSKDNSNAEKASKFHLHSTVPTQSNNNTLASPLLSKSASCSAPRAAIGPPTPDDDVGQGHKGK, translated from the exons ATGGATGCGTTTGACGATGCCATACTGTCTGTGTTGCAGG CTGCGAATATTGACTATGAAGCTTTGAGAAGCTTTACCCGGGATGACCTGAAGGATCTCTTTCCAGGCCATGAAAATTTCTTCCGGAGAAAGAAGCTTTGGAATTTCATAATCCAACAG ACTGCTGAACAAAATGCCAACACTTGCCATCGAAGCGAGAGTAACCCCTTAGGCTTTGTTGTGTCTGAATGTCAGCCACAAACTTCCAGTCCCATTTCCTACACTGctcacaaaacaatgaaaatgccAGACCCACCAGAGTATGTGTTGTATACAGATTCAGAACTGGACATGGTGCGCAGTCAGTACTTTGCATTGCTtcacagtggaaaggaaaaggactgtaagatgtcgaaggagctcTGTTGCAGACTTATAAGGAACACAGTCACCAGCATGGTTGCAATCCTCCGTGCTAGTCCCATGGGGAAAGAAGTAGGATACCCCTCCAAACTTGAAATGAGAGCAATGTCACAGAAGATTGTCGACTATTACCCTATGTTATGTGatgctgacacacacatgcCATAT GTGACCATCTACACCAAACTGTACAAACGACTCCAAAATATGAAGTCTCCAAGGAGGAAACAGGGTTCCATGCTGCAGCGAGGCAGGCCCAGGAAGATTATTTTCAGCTCAGACAACTTAGACAATGGAACTGAAGGTGACTTAAGTGGCGAAGCAAGTGGTTCAAGTGACTATACCATACTTGACCTCAGCAAGGACAACTCAAATGCAG AGAAGGCATCAAAATTCCATCTACACTCTACTGTACCAACACAGTCAAACAATAATACCCTGGCTTCACCACTATTATCTAAGTCAGCCTCATGCTCTGCACCCAGGGCTGCCATAGGTCCACCAACTCCAGATGACGATGTTG GACAAGGACATAAAGGGAAATGA
- the LOC106097618 gene encoding uncharacterized protein LOC106097618 isoform X3 produces MDAFDDAILSVLQAANIDYEALRSFTRDDLKDLFPGHENFFRRKKLWNFIIQQTAEQNANTCHRSESNPLGFVVSECQPQTSSPISYTAHKTMKMPDPPEYVLYTDSELDMVRSQYFALLHSGKEKDCKMSKELCCRLIRNTVTSMVAILRASPMGKEVGYPSKLEMRAMSQKIVDYYPMLCDADTHMPYVTIYTKLYKRLQNMKSPRRKQGSMLQRGRPRKIIFSSDNLDNGTEGDLSGEASGSSDYTILDLSKDNSNAEKASKFHLHSTVPTQSNNNTLASPLLSKSASCSAPRAAIGPPTPDDDVGKSTVTLSYLSIC; encoded by the exons ATGGATGCGTTTGACGATGCCATACTGTCTGTGTTGCAGG CTGCGAATATTGACTATGAAGCTTTGAGAAGCTTTACCCGGGATGACCTGAAGGATCTCTTTCCAGGCCATGAAAATTTCTTCCGGAGAAAGAAGCTTTGGAATTTCATAATCCAACAG ACTGCTGAACAAAATGCCAACACTTGCCATCGAAGCGAGAGTAACCCCTTAGGCTTTGTTGTGTCTGAATGTCAGCCACAAACTTCCAGTCCCATTTCCTACACTGctcacaaaacaatgaaaatgccAGACCCACCAGAGTATGTGTTGTATACAGATTCAGAACTGGACATGGTGCGCAGTCAGTACTTTGCATTGCTtcacagtggaaaggaaaaggactgtaagatgtcgaaggagctcTGTTGCAGACTTATAAGGAACACAGTCACCAGCATGGTTGCAATCCTCCGTGCTAGTCCCATGGGGAAAGAAGTAGGATACCCCTCCAAACTTGAAATGAGAGCAATGTCACAGAAGATTGTCGACTATTACCCTATGTTATGTGatgctgacacacacatgcCATAT GTGACCATCTACACCAAACTGTACAAACGACTCCAAAATATGAAGTCTCCAAGGAGGAAACAGGGTTCCATGCTGCAGCGAGGCAGGCCCAGGAAGATTATTTTCAGCTCAGACAACTTAGACAATGGAACTGAAGGTGACTTAAGTGGCGAAGCAAGTGGTTCAAGTGACTATACCATACTTGACCTCAGCAAGGACAACTCAAATGCAG AGAAGGCATCAAAATTCCATCTACACTCTACTGTACCAACACAGTCAAACAATAATACCCTGGCTTCACCACTATTATCTAAGTCAGCCTCATGCTCTGCACCCAGGGCTGCCATAGGTCCACCAACTCCAGATGACGATGTTGGTAAGTCCACCGTCACCCTTAGCTACCTCTCTATCTGCTGA